The proteins below are encoded in one region of Peptococcaceae bacterium:
- a CDS encoding hydrogenase iron-sulfur subunit yields MSVGLNAEKQGTGQKAWEPKILVFACNWCTYAGADLAGLSRLQYPPNIRILRVPCSGRVNPQFVIRAFQKGLDGVLVAGCHPGDCHYSTGNYFTRRRYLLTKRLLEYMGIDPQRFQVRWISGSEGPKFQQVVTQLVEEIKAMGPNRKMRDPE; encoded by the coding sequence ATGTCTGTAGGATTGAATGCTGAAAAACAGGGAACGGGGCAAAAGGCATGGGAACCTAAAATACTTGTTTTTGCCTGCAACTGGTGCACCTATGCAGGCGCGGACCTGGCCGGTTTGAGCAGGCTCCAGTACCCGCCCAACATCCGCATTTTGCGGGTCCCCTGTTCCGGGCGGGTCAACCCCCAGTTTGTGATCCGCGCGTTTCAAAAAGGGCTGGACGGTGTCTTGGTGGCGGGATGTCACCCGGGAGACTGCCATTACAGCACCGGCAATTATTTTACACGCCGGCGCTACCTGCTGACCAAGCGTTTGCTGGAATACATGGGCATTGATCCCCAGCGTTTCCAGGTTCGCTGGATTTCCGGCTCGGAAGGACCCAAATTCCAGCAGGTCGTGACACAGCTGGTGGAAGAGATAAAGGCCATGGGGCCGAACAGGAAGATGAGGGATCCGGAATGA
- a CDS encoding CoB--CoM heterodisulfide reductase iron-sulfur subunit A family protein, with the protein MKRVGVFICHCGTNIAQTVDCEKVAKMAGGLPQVAFSTDYKYMCSEPGQQVIINAVKEHRLDRVVVASCSPRMHEPTFRKTLEKAGLNPYLLEMANIREQCSWVHQDKEKGTAKAFDLVKMAVAKVLKNEPLSRSSIPIHKRALVIGGGIAGIQAALDIADAGYVVDIVEKEPTIGGRMAQIDKTFPTMDCSACILTPKMVDAASNPNINLLTYCEVEKVDGYVGNFDVTIRHKARSVDMNKCTGCGTCWEKCPTRVASEFDMGLGTRKAIYTPFPQAVPNKPVIDRENCLYFKTGKCGVCQKVCPTGAVDYTQEDRLETVRYGAIVVATGFDLFDESVYGEYGYGRYPDIISGLHFERMINASGPTMGKIKRPSDHTEPKTVVFVKCVGSRDEAKGKPYCSKTCCMYTAKHATLVREKIKDSQAIVFYMDVRTPGKNYDEFYQRAVNEYGVQYVRGRVSKIYQSHGKLIVRGEDTLLGRPVEVEADMVVLATAMVARGDAGELARKLGISYDQHDFFTEAHPKLRPVETHTAGVYLAGTCQGPKDIPDSVAQASAAAAKVCALLSREEMPTEPVVSAVNEAVCSGCGLCISICPYKAIELKTISERVHGKTRERQVASVNTGLCQGCGACTVACRSGALNLKGFTNEQILAEVDALCL; encoded by the coding sequence ATGAAACGAGTCGGGGTTTTTATCTGTCATTGTGGAACCAACATTGCCCAGACGGTTGACTGCGAAAAAGTGGCCAAGATGGCCGGGGGACTTCCCCAGGTGGCCTTCAGCACTGATTACAAGTACATGTGCTCCGAACCCGGGCAGCAGGTAATCATCAATGCCGTGAAGGAGCACAGGCTGGACAGGGTTGTGGTGGCTTCCTGCTCACCGCGCATGCATGAGCCGACCTTCCGCAAAACCCTGGAAAAGGCCGGTCTCAACCCGTATCTTTTGGAGATGGCCAATATCCGCGAGCAGTGTTCCTGGGTTCACCAAGACAAGGAGAAAGGGACGGCCAAGGCCTTCGACCTGGTGAAGATGGCTGTGGCCAAGGTGTTAAAGAACGAACCCTTAAGCAGGTCAAGTATCCCCATCCACAAAAGGGCCCTGGTGATCGGCGGGGGCATTGCCGGTATCCAGGCAGCCCTGGACATTGCCGATGCCGGTTATGTGGTGGACATCGTCGAGAAAGAGCCGACCATCGGCGGCAGGATGGCCCAGATCGACAAGACCTTTCCCACCATGGACTGTTCGGCCTGCATACTGACTCCTAAGATGGTTGATGCGGCCAGCAATCCGAACATCAACCTGCTGACTTACTGTGAAGTGGAAAAAGTCGACGGTTACGTGGGGAATTTTGATGTAACCATTCGCCATAAGGCCCGTTCGGTTGATATGAACAAGTGCACCGGGTGCGGCACTTGCTGGGAAAAATGCCCGACCAGGGTTGCCAGCGAATTCGACATGGGGCTGGGGACGCGCAAGGCGATTTATACGCCTTTTCCCCAGGCTGTTCCGAACAAGCCGGTCATTGACAGGGAGAACTGCCTTTATTTTAAAACCGGTAAATGCGGGGTCTGCCAGAAGGTGTGTCCCACCGGCGCCGTCGATTATACACAGGAAGACCGCCTGGAAACGGTTCGCTACGGGGCGATTGTCGTGGCTACAGGCTTTGACCTTTTTGACGAGAGCGTGTACGGCGAATACGGCTACGGCCGGTATCCAGACATTATTTCCGGGCTGCACTTTGAAAGGATGATTAACGCCTCCGGCCCTACAATGGGGAAAATCAAGCGGCCCTCCGACCACACAGAGCCAAAAACCGTGGTTTTTGTAAAGTGCGTAGGTTCCCGCGACGAGGCCAAGGGTAAACCTTACTGTTCCAAGACCTGCTGCATGTACACAGCCAAGCATGCCACGCTGGTCAGGGAAAAAATCAAGGATTCGCAGGCCATCGTTTTTTACATGGACGTGCGTACTCCCGGCAAGAATTATGACGAGTTCTACCAGCGGGCGGTCAATGAATACGGTGTCCAGTACGTGCGAGGCCGCGTATCGAAAATCTACCAGAGCCACGGCAAACTGATCGTGCGCGGCGAAGACACCCTGCTGGGCAGGCCGGTGGAGGTGGAGGCCGATATGGTTGTGCTGGCCACGGCCATGGTCGCCCGCGGGGATGCCGGCGAACTTGCCCGCAAACTGGGCATTTCCTATGACCAGCACGATTTCTTCACTGAGGCACATCCCAAGCTGCGGCCAGTGGAGACGCATACGGCTGGCGTCTATTTGGCCGGGACATGCCAGGGGCCCAAAGACATCCCGGATTCCGTAGCCCAGGCCAGCGCCGCGGCGGCCAAGGTATGCGCCCTTTTGAGCAGGGAGGAAATGCCGACCGAACCGGTTGTTTCGGCCGTGAACGAGGCCGTCTGTTCCGGCTGCGGGCTGTGTATCTCCATCTGCCCGTATAAGGCCATAGAATTAAAAACAATTTCCGAGCGGGTTCACGGGAAAACAAGAGAACGCCAGGTGGCCTCCGTTAACACGGGTCTTTGCCAGGGCTGCGGGGCGTGCACTGTGGCCTGCCGCTCCGGCGCCCTGAACCTGAAAGGATTCACCAATGAACAGATCCTGGCGGAGGTGGATGCGTTATGTCTGTAG
- a CDS encoding CoB--CoM heterodisulfide reductase iron-sulfur subunit B family protein, protein MKLAYYPGCSLSSTGIEFGMSAPVLAKALGLELWEIPEWNCCGSSSAHVTDHNLALALPARNLAIAEEAGLDVVVPCAACYARLKAAEAAVRSSRRTKEEIEKIIDRKYEAKITVRSLLDIIYTEIGPAKIREKVLRPLEGLRVAAYYGCLLVRPPKVAQFEDPENPVSMDRLLSAAGAEPVDWGYKTECCGGGHPTISPEFGLKILKPIYEEARYAGADCFVTACPMCFTNLDMRQKEVGKQHGTVYNLPVFYITELLGLALGFEARELGINRHLVNALPLLKHKGLLHPVKGGRE, encoded by the coding sequence ATGAAACTGGCTTATTATCCCGGGTGTTCGCTGTCTTCCACCGGGATTGAATTCGGCATGTCCGCCCCGGTGCTGGCCAAAGCCCTGGGGCTGGAGCTGTGGGAGATCCCGGAATGGAACTGCTGCGGTTCTTCATCGGCGCATGTCACCGACCATAACTTGGCGCTTGCCCTGCCGGCGCGGAACCTGGCCATCGCGGAGGAAGCAGGACTTGATGTGGTCGTTCCCTGCGCGGCCTGTTATGCCCGGTTGAAGGCTGCGGAAGCGGCGGTCCGCAGTTCCCGGCGAACTAAGGAAGAAATTGAAAAGATTATCGACCGGAAATACGAGGCCAAGATTACGGTGAGGAGCCTTTTAGACATCATTTACACCGAAATCGGGCCGGCCAAAATCAGGGAAAAGGTCCTGCGGCCGCTGGAGGGTTTGCGGGTGGCCGCTTACTACGGATGCCTCCTTGTTCGGCCGCCCAAGGTTGCCCAGTTTGAGGATCCCGAAAACCCGGTAAGCATGGACAGGCTGCTATCAGCCGCAGGGGCCGAACCGGTGGACTGGGGATATAAAACGGAATGCTGCGGCGGCGGCCATCCCACCATCAGCCCGGAATTCGGCTTGAAAATACTGAAACCGATTTACGAAGAAGCGAGATATGCCGGGGCCGACTGCTTCGTGACGGCTTGCCCCATGTGCTTTACCAACCTGGACATGCGGCAGAAAGAGGTAGGGAAGCAGCACGGGACGGTTTACAACCTGCCGGTGTTTTATATCACGGAACTCCTGGGCCTGGCCCTGGGTTTTGAAGCGCGCGAGCTGGGCATCAACAGGCACCTGGTCAATGCCCTGCCGTTATTGAAACATAAAGGGCTTTTGCATCCTGTGAAGGGCGGGAGGGAGTAA
- a CDS encoding 4Fe-4S dicluster domain-containing protein, with protein sequence MERVNLSRELLHAPEVSRELKEHYGIDITRCYQCGKCSAGCPVSFAMDYMPRQIIRLLQLGMKEQALRSKTIWLCAFCDTCSTRCPREVDIHGVMEILRLEAKARGYITHKHNNIFHGIFLQLVKRLGRVHEGGLIVLFNFLSLQPFKDVLYGLPLFLKGKLHILPELVRDRGEVKKIFKRARSEGGVSK encoded by the coding sequence ATGGAACGGGTTAATCTATCCAGGGAGCTGCTGCATGCTCCTGAAGTCAGCAGGGAATTGAAAGAACATTACGGCATCGACATAACACGCTGTTACCAGTGCGGTAAATGTTCGGCGGGCTGTCCCGTTTCTTTTGCCATGGACTACATGCCGCGCCAGATTATCAGGCTCTTGCAGCTTGGTATGAAAGAGCAAGCTCTCCGGTCGAAAACAATCTGGCTCTGCGCTTTTTGCGACACCTGTTCAACCAGGTGCCCAAGGGAAGTGGACATCCACGGCGTTATGGAGATTCTGCGCCTGGAGGCCAAAGCCAGGGGTTATATAACCCATAAACACAACAATATTTTTCACGGGATATTTTTGCAGCTTGTCAAGAGGCTCGGGCGTGTCCACGAGGGCGGCCTGATCGTTCTTTTCAACTTCCTTTCTTTGCAGCCGTTTAAGGATGTGCTTTACGGGCTGCCGTTGTTCTTGAAGGGAAAACTGCACATACTTCCGGAGCTTGTCAGGGACAGGGGCGAAGTAAAAAAAATCTTCAAACGCGCCCGTTCCGAGGGAGGTGTTAGCAAATGA
- a CDS encoding DUF362 domain-containing protein: MYPRFMKVRQKFPGDRVENITTRLDQELDKLELDKAIKKGDRVAITAGSRGIKNIPLILSRIAGRIYELGGKPFLVSAMGSHGGGTPEGQRKVLASLGITEGTVGCPISCSEEVVKIGVTPSHRVDVYCAREAVECDGVVVVNRVKRHTAFRAPRESGILKMIGIGLGRVPGAEAIHSCGPEEMGQVILELARVVSQRVNILGGIAILENGYDETAGLYGLKPAEFEEQEAALLKKSDGLRPSLPVEEIDLLIVDEMGKNYSGTGMDSNVIGRWRIDGLPEPEKPRIKRLVVLDLSLESHGNANGIGLADFTTRKLVDKIDFRATYLNAITTGYFQRAAVPITAGSDREAVEMAFKTLKKEKDRISIVRIKNTLYLDEVWMSQNLRDYVLSATHLEIAREDMELTFDQSGNIGSF, from the coding sequence ATGTATCCCAGATTCATGAAAGTGAGACAAAAATTTCCCGGGGACAGGGTTGAAAACATCACGACGCGTTTGGACCAGGAGTTGGACAAGCTGGAACTGGATAAAGCGATCAAAAAGGGCGACAGGGTCGCCATCACTGCCGGGAGCAGGGGTATAAAAAATATACCGTTGATTCTTTCCCGCATCGCGGGCCGGATTTATGAACTGGGCGGCAAACCGTTTCTTGTATCGGCGATGGGAAGCCACGGAGGAGGTACCCCTGAAGGGCAAAGAAAGGTGCTGGCCAGCCTGGGCATTACAGAAGGTACTGTGGGGTGCCCCATAAGCTGTTCAGAGGAGGTTGTAAAAATTGGGGTAACGCCGTCACACAGGGTCGATGTGTACTGCGCCAGGGAGGCGGTGGAATGCGACGGAGTGGTAGTGGTTAACAGGGTAAAACGACACACGGCTTTTAGGGCCCCGCGTGAATCGGGGATTTTAAAAATGATCGGGATTGGCCTGGGAAGGGTTCCCGGGGCTGAGGCCATTCACTCCTGCGGGCCGGAGGAAATGGGACAGGTGATCCTGGAATTGGCCAGGGTTGTAAGCCAGCGGGTTAACATTCTCGGCGGTATCGCCATTTTGGAAAACGGGTACGACGAAACGGCAGGGCTTTACGGTTTAAAACCTGCTGAATTCGAAGAACAGGAGGCCGCGCTGCTGAAAAAGTCTGATGGGCTTAGGCCGTCTTTGCCTGTGGAAGAGATAGACCTGTTAATTGTGGACGAAATGGGCAAAAACTACAGCGGCACCGGCATGGACAGCAACGTCATTGGCCGGTGGCGCATCGACGGTTTGCCCGAGCCCGAAAAACCCCGCATTAAAAGGCTGGTGGTTCTTGACCTTTCCCTGGAATCCCACGGGAATGCGAACGGCATAGGGCTGGCAGACTTTACCACCAGAAAACTGGTTGACAAGATTGATTTCCGGGCGACTTACCTTAACGCGATTACGACAGGGTATTTCCAGAGAGCGGCAGTGCCCATCACTGCCGGCAGCGACAGGGAAGCGGTGGAAATGGCCTTTAAAACTTTAAAGAAAGAAAAGGATAGGATAAGCATCGTCCGCATAAAGAACACCCTTTACCTTGATGAAGTATGGATGTCCCAGAATCTCAGGGATTACGTGCTTAGCGCCACCCACCTGGAAATAGCCAGGGAAGACATGGAACTGACATTTGATCAAAGCGGCAATATCGGCAGTTTTTGA